The Chiloscyllium plagiosum isolate BGI_BamShark_2017 unplaced genomic scaffold, ASM401019v2 scaf_26588, whole genome shotgun sequence genome includes the window AGGAACGTCTTCAGCCGGAGAGTGGGCTATCGAGGGGACGAAGGGGGGCGGGGGGCAgggcattgagtgtatttaagacggaCATCGAGAggttcaagggttacagggaggaaCCCGTCAGCCAGGATTGAACGgcgcagcagactcaatgggccgaatggcctgatttcccctccctgggttgggggaggtggggggtagGGGGCGTGCGGTTTGAGTTCGGACCCAGAATTCCTTGCCTCACCGACCCGCCCGGTGGCGGGAGGCCGGAACTACAGCGCGACACGTTGACATAGACTTCTCCCACTGGCGGCTGGcggggggcggtgggggggggggcaggactTAATCTCCTAACGCCCCCCCCACCTCATGGGAGGAGGCGTACTCCCAGGCACGcagcactcccccaccccccccagtgTCCGGAGGCCGGCATTGCAGCGTGACGTGTTGACATGGAGATTTCGCCACTGTGGAGGGCATTAACCTTCCCTGGTTATTTGACTCCCTCCTGGGCAAGGTGTGCCACTGGTGAGGCATGGCAGGAGATCATGTTGGCAAGCCTTCCGGGCAAACGGTGCGACCCAGACTCAGACTACGGTCCAGGAGAAGAGTACACGTGCGGAAGCAACTTCGCCATCATCTACTTCATCAGTTTCTTCATGCTCTGTGCGTTCCTGGTAAGAgtcgggcgctgtgggagggtcagagtgctgagggagtgggtgctgtgggagggtcagggtgctgagggagtgggtgctgtgggagggtcagtgctgagggagtgggtgctgtgggagggtcagggtgctgagggagtgggtggtgggagggtcagtgctgagggagtggatgctgtgggagggtcagtgctgagggagtggatgctgtgggagggtcagtgctgagggagtggatgctgtgggagggtcagtgctgagggagtggatgctgtgggagggtcagtgctgagggagtggatgctgtgggagggtcagtgctgagggagtggatgctgtgggagggtcagtgctgagggagtggatgctgtgggagggtcagtgctgagggagtggatgctgtgggagggtcagtgctgagggagtggatgctgtgggagggtcagtgctgagggagtggatgctgtgggagggtcagtgctgagggagtggatgctgtgggagggtcagtgctgagggagtggatgctgtgggagggtcagtgctgagggagNNNNNNNNNNNNNNNNNNNNNNNNNNNNNNNNNNNNNNNNNNNNNNNNNNNNNNNNNNNNNNNNNNNNNNNNNNNNNNNNNNNNNNNNNNNNNNNNNNNNNNNNNNNNNNNNNNNNNNNNNNNNNNNNNNNNNNNNNNNNNNNNNNNNNNNNNNNNNNNNNNNNNNNNNNNNNNNNNNNNNNNNNNNNNNNNNNNNNNNNNNNNNNNNNNNNNNNNNNNNNNNNNNNNNNNNNNNNNNNNNNNNNNNNNNNNNNNNNNNNNNNNNNNNNNNNNNNNNNNNNNNNNNNNNNNNNNNNNNNNNNNNNNNNNNNNNNNNNNNNNNNNNNNNNNNNNNNNNNNNNNNNNNNNNNNNNNNNNNNNNNNNNNNNNNNNNNNNNNNNNNNNNNNNNNNNNNNNNNNNNNNNNNNNNNNNNNNNNNNNNNNNNNNNNNNNNNNNNNNNNNNNNNNNNNNNNNNNNNNNNNNNNNtgctgagggagggtcagtgctgagggagggtcagtgctgagggagtggggactgtgggagggtcagtgctgaggggagcGGTGTGTGGGCAGTGGGAGGAGTTGGTAGGCCGCAGCCTTAGCGGGAGTGCGGCCTAGCGGAGTTGGCTCCTGTCGGGTCCTCGCCCTGCGGCCTACCCTCACTGCGGCCTACCCTCACTGCGGCCTACCGTCCTCACccaaaccccccccccacacacagatCATTAACCTGTTCGTGGCCGTGATCATGGACAACTTTGACTACCTCACCCGGGATTGGTCCATCCTCGGGCCTCACCACCTCGACGAGTTCAAGAGAATCTGGTCGGAGTACGACCCCGAGGCGAAGTAAGATCCCCGGGGGGGGCGGAGGGGGAAGCAGGAGGGGGCGTTCGGTGACGGTGTGGGCAGACGACcgaggtgggtgtggggggggtcTGCAAAGTCCCGAAGGGGAGATCGAGACAGGCGTTTTCcccggggttgaagtgttcaaTAAGGAGAAGCCAAGCGGTCAGGGTGAAACGTTGAAGGGGGAGTACACACGGGGAGTACTTTACGCAGAGGCTGGTGGGcctttggaacgtgttgccagcggagATGATCGAGGCAGGCGCTGTCGCGTCACTTAAGTTGGCGCTGGACAGATGCAGGGGAgcaagagggatacagacccttaggaGTCGGGCGGTTTTGTTTTTAGGCCGTGGATTTGGATCGGGCCGAAgggttcctgggctgtaaagtttttTGGTTCTTTGGTCCGAAAACGTTCGGGAAGAGCTGTcgctccccccccaccacctcctgaATCGTGCACGTCCTGACTTGAGGATTACGGTGGCGGCGACTCTGCGCACGGGGTTAACGATACGCCCTTCGGCGCTCGGCCCCTGAACGGGCCGGTAAAAACTTAAACGAAGCGAGGACAGGAGGAGCCAGCCCATGTCAGATCGACCCGGCCATAAGTATAACGGTCCCCTGTTCGAACCCGGCCTCAGGGGACCAGTGTTTTGAGATGTCTTCCCCGGCCGCGTGTCTGCCTGGGGtcccaccgggtgctccggtttcctcccacattccagggatg containing:
- the LOC122545543 gene encoding voltage-dependent L-type calcium channel subunit alpha-1D-like: MEISPLWRALTFPGYLTPSWARCATGEAWQEIMLASLPGKRCDPDSDYGPGEEYTCGSNFAIIYFISFFMLCAFLIINLFVAVIMDNFDYLTRDWSILGPHHLDEFKRIWSEYDPEA